Proteins from a single region of Vigna radiata var. radiata cultivar VC1973A unplaced genomic scaffold, Vradiata_ver6 scaffold_292, whole genome shotgun sequence:
- the LOC106779002 gene encoding UDP-galactose/UDP-glucose transporter 4, translated as MSNAEKARTLFGISLSDRPKWQQFFICSSGFFFGYLVNGICEEYVYNRLHFSYGWYFTFIQGFVYLILIYLYGFTSKQMVNSWKTYVKLSAVLMGSHGLTKGSLAFLNYPAQIMFKSTKVLPVMLMGSFIPGLRRKYPIHEYVSAVLLVIGLILFTLADAQTSPNFSVIGVLMISGALIMDSFLGNLQEAIFTVNPQTTQMEMLFCSTLVGLPMLIPPMLFTGELFQAWTSCSQHLYVYGVLVFEAMATFIGQVSVLSLIALFGAATTAMITTARKAVTLLLSYLIFTKPMTEQHATGLLLIAMGISLKIFLDEKSNKKTSNSSPIVNIPKPSDHKELTPRLDYAGEDEERRPFV; from the exons ATGTCAAACGCAGAGAAAGCTCGAACTTTATTTGGAATTTCTCTCTCTGACAGACCCAAATGGCAACAATTTTTCATTTGCTCTTCTGGTTTCTTCTTTGGGTACCTTGTTAACGGCATATGTGAG GAATATGTGTATAACAGGCTTCATTTTAG CTATGGTTGGTATTTCACATTTATTCAAGGATTTGTATACTTGATTCTGATTTATCTCTATGGCTTCACAAGCAAGCAAATGGTGAATTCATGGAAAACTTATGTGAAGCTTTCTGCTGTGCTTATGGGGTCCCATGGCCTAACAAAGGGATCTTTGGCTTTTCTGAACTACCCTGCACAAATCATGTTCAAATCCACAAAG GTTCTTCCAGTGATGTTGATGGGTTCCTTCATACCAGGTCTAAGAAGGAAATATCCGATTCATGAATATGTATCTGCTGTTCTTCTAGTGATTGGCTTGATCTTGTTCACTCTAGCAGATGCACAGACATCACCCAATTTTAGTGTCATTGGTGTTCTCATGATATCTGGTGCTTTGATCATGGACTCCTTCTTGGGAAATCTGCAAGAAGCAATCTTTACAGTGAACCCTCAGACCACACAG ATGGAGATGCTTTTCTGCTCTACTCTGGTGGGTTTGCCTATGTTAATCCCTCCCATGCTTTTTACAGGAGAGTTATTCCAAGCATGGACTTCATGTTCACAG CATCTGTATGTGTATGGAGTGTTGGTGTTTGAAGCAATGGCAACATTTATTGGCCAAGTTTCTGTGTTGTCACTCATTGCCCTTTTTGGAGCTGCCACTACAGCCATG ATAACGACTGCAAGAAAGGCTGTGACATTGCTACTGTCATACCTCATATTTACCAAACCAATGACAGAACAACATGCAACTGGACTTCTACTGATTGCTATGGGGATTTCATTGAAGATATTTCTTGATGAAAAATCTAACAAAAAGACCTCAAATTCTTCTCCCATTGTCAATATTCCAAAACCTTCTGACCACAAAGAACTTACGCCACGGTTAGATTATGcaggagaagatgaagaaagaagacCATTTGTCTAG